The Silene latifolia isolate original U9 population chromosome Y, ASM4854445v1, whole genome shotgun sequence sequence gacaaactgtatgggacactccgtcgggcagtgaccgcttatagagttctggaaattcataaaacctggtcgtggcaagagctaatATAGTATTCTTAtaagttgattcttttgactagagactattcgcccaagttggcacaagtttctgattggctttgatttatactctacgactgacGTAACTGAaatcaaatgagtatattttgggtcatgatgaactgtggctatacaaaGGGAattgtgcgataggaattgtctactcccttgtcagggttgtttgaaatctcagggccacttgaggagtagtgaactgaaaatgcgtggccacgctcggaaggtatctacggtagataatttcggtcagacagttactctcccgatcgaagaaaccactcgatcaatgCAAGGTgacttgcaggtcgtacttggatttgatcatactacatgtgacatattgtgtgacaaatgacaaattgacaaaataaaatggatgtccattttatgtaaTGGACCGAAATGATGAAGGATTAGAGGATGGTGGGCGATTTATTTTAtataagctaaaataacatcatGATCACTCTActcacctagccttacatgcctaaggtttagagaagagaaaaaagataaagaggaggccatgcattggcttgtGGCCTTCACCCCACCCGGCCTCTCCTCTTTATGATGAGaaattttttcttattttttctatttcttcacattttcaaaagcttgcatttttaTCCTTCTCTCAActctctctaaaattagttttagaaactTTAAAGATTGTTCATCAAAAATTCTAATTTCattataagattactagtgtagtaataagaatattattagaattattttaaggatactagtatattaatctagttagttaatatattagtttaagggttttgttttgggtgcaacaagaggaggatctcaatacttgggattaaggaggatcatccattacatttaagctcaagaacaaaaaagGAAGATGACCTTATTTGTTACCTTATTTCGTGCCATATAACAacgtaagaaccattgttttcttatttttatctctacttttgttatgcatgcactagatctaaagaactaatattaatatgttaattagttcaccattagaaaagtctaataataggtatatgaacctaacaaatgGAAAATGGTCAAAGGAAAAAATTCAAGGTTCCTGACGAACTACCTACAATGTTCAAACGTGCAAGACATAACAAAACTACTTAGACGTTCTGCTAGATCATTGCTTTTGGGAtgatgtagtttttttttttttttgggcatGAGCATAAGCAAGCTACTTAGGTGCTTAGTTTAAACTTAACTACGATACATTATTGTTAAGGATTATAACCTAGGTACTGGTGGTACTTCTAGACTTCTGTATATATGGTTTTTGGTCTTTGCTTAAGTATATTTCATGTTAGTTCCTGTGTACATATATATTGTTGCTACAAGCATCTAAAAGAGCAGGACTTATTTTTCACTCTTTGTAAAGTTGCAATTGTAATTTCCGTTTGTAATATTAAATGAAAAGTTGGATATACATGTGTTCTGTTATATGTACGTTCTGTTCTTCTATTGATATAATTTTTCCAGTGCAATTTTATCATGCTCCAGTTTCTGTATAGACTTCGGACTAACTGCGTGTCAGCTTCGACAACTTCACATTATTTACACTACAAATCAGTAATACACAAGGTTAAAGTGCTCTTTCCAGATATTTCAATTGGTACGTATTAACAATGTAAAGTAATTTACAATAAATTGGATTATTAGTATTTGGTTAGCTTATAAAAATAGAAACGACGAAACATTGACAACTTCTATTGCAAAATGTAGATACGTTTCCATATTATCCAGAAACCGCGGGCATGGGTAGGCCTAAACGATTGCGCAAGGCTCCTTTGCAGTCAGAAGTATCAACGTCTCCGTAAACTTTGTTTTTCTAATAGCTAATGTTTCTTGTACTAATGGTTTTAATGATTGAAAAATTTTATTCTTGTAATGGTATTAATGTTTGGTAACTTTTGTTTTTTGTAAAGCGGAATGAGTGGCGTTCTTACTAGGCACCTAAAACACCTCGGACAAGGCATCCTATTATGCAGACAGACAGTAAGTTGTAGTACCTTCCATTTTTCCTCGTGTTGCATTTTTTTAACGCTAATTCGCCATTCTGTTTCTTAAAATTAATTCAAAAGCATGTTATTTACTTTTAAACAACATTAGGAAACGCAGTATCAACAATAGGGCAGGCTTTGCCGCATCTGCCTTTGCGATTACCTTCACTTCAGCCATGTAAAAAATGTCAGGCATACAAAATTGGATTTGAGACCAAGAACTTCTGTTGTGGAGATGGTACAATATAGATACCTAATAATGAATACCCTCCTGAATTGGCTAGATTATATACTACCAATACAGAGGATAACGAACATTTTCGAAAATATGCTAGGGCATACAATAATCTTTTTGCCTTTAGTTCTATTGGTGGAAAGTTTAATGCCGAAACCCAAAAAGGCATTTATGTTTTTAAATTGCATGGACATATGTATCATGATGTGCCAAATTTACTACCCGTAGATGGTAAACCGAGGTATTTACAACTTTATTTTTATGATGGTCAACATGAGGCTGAAAATTGTGCTAATTGTTTCTCTGATTTACGCCAAGATGTTATAGAAATCCTTATGCATGTGACACAGACTAATCCATATGCACGATTTTTTCGGTCATTAAAAGATATAAGTATAGATGAGAACACACAAATTGTGATAAACAAAAATCCTCGTGCAGACCCAAATGTGTATAATCCACCTTCCTCTGATGAGGTTGCTGTGATTTGGTCCGATAGTTCATCAACCACTTTATCTGAAGGCCCTCACATTTCAGTGACTGGAAAAGCAAATGACAGTCACAGGATCATGCACTATTATGGTTGCTATGATCTGTTTCAATACCCACTATTGTTTCCCTCTGGTGAACCTGGATGGAGGCAAggtttaaaaaaaaaaccgtAACATTCAACCAGTTCGCAATCAACCCATACCACTTTCTGCTTCTGTAGACAGTGTTCACTATTGAGGCTCTACTAGAAGCAGAGGAAACCCGTGAGTAGATTTAGTTTCTTCTGCTATTACCTTTTTATAATCTATTTATTGAATGTCTGATTTTTAAAAATTACAATTAGTTTTTGATGTATTAACAGGTACAATAGCTGAGCTTGATGAGGATGAAAGGCAAATTTTTTGCCGGGAATATTTTTGTTATAAGCTGCAAAATAGACCCGGGAATATGTTGTTAAAGACAGGCCGTTGCCTATAGCAATATATAGTTGATATGGATGTGAAAGTCGAAAATACTAGACTGGATTTATTTAGGAATAATCAAGAGAATACTAGATACTGTAGATGCTGGGGAAAGTTGCGCTGCTAATGTAGGACGCCGGGTTATTTTGCCTCCGACATACATAGGTGGACCTCGTGACCTGAAAAAAGAATATCTCAATGCAATGGCTCATGTCCAGGAGTATGGAAAACCAGACTTGTTTTTAATAATGACATGTAATTCAAGTTGGCCAGAAATAAAAGAGCAACTTGCACCTGGAGAGGAAGCCCAGAATCGACCGGATATCGTAGTAAGGGTTTTCCACGCCAATTTATTAGCTCTGAAAAAACTGATAATGGAGAAACATATATTTGGGAAAGTTGCAGCTTTCATTTATGTTGTTGAATTCCAGAAACGGGGTCTTCCACATGCGCACATGTTGATCATCCTAAAGCCACCGTACAAGCTAAATTCTCCTTCCGATTTTGATAAGTTTGTGTCTGCTGAAATACCTCATTCAGACAATCAAAGATTACGTGCATTAGTATTGAAGCACATGATTCATGACCCTTGTGGTAACTTCAACCCAGAGTATCAATGCATGAAGAAAAAAATAGTATTGATCGATGCAAATACAATTACCCAAAGAGCTTTACAACTGAAACAACAACCAATTCAGATGGTTATCCAGAATATAAAAGACGTGATGACGGATAAACTGCAATTGTTTGAAAAGCAACATTGAACAACAGGTGGGTTATACCATATAACCCCTATTTATTATCACTCTTCGACTGTTATTTAAATGTGGATGTATGTTCAACAATTGAAGCTGTTAATTATTTATACAAATATGTCTACAAGGGGCATGATAAGATATCTTTTaaggttgggggggggggggtgatccAAAACCTGTTGATGAAATTGACCAATATCAATCTGGTAGAAGGGTTTCACCATGTGAAGCAATGTGGCGTATTTATGGATTTGATCTTTTTGAAACGCAGCCACCAGTTATGGTTTTGCCTGTACA is a genomic window containing:
- the LOC141631864 gene encoding uncharacterized protein LOC141631864, coding for MENGQRKKFKCNFIMLQFLYRLRTNCVSASTTSHYLHYKSVIHKVKVLFPDISIDTFPYYPETAGMGRPKRLRKAPLQSEVSTSPLYTTNTEDNEHFRKYARAYNNLFAFSSIGGKFNAETQKGIYVFKLHGHMYHDVPNLLPVDGKPRYLQLYFYDGQHEAENCANCFSDLRQDVIEILMHVTQTNPYARFFRSLKDISIDENTQIVINKNPRADPNVYNPPSSDEVAVIWSDSSSTTLSEGPHISVTGKANDSHRIMHYYGCYDLFQYPLLFPSGEPGWRQGTIAELDEDERQIFCREYFYWIYLGIIKRILDTVDAGESCAANVGRRVILPPTYIGGPRDLKKEYLNAMAHVQEYGKPDLFLIMTCNSSWPEIKEQLAPGEEAQNRPDIVVRVFHANLLALKKLIMEKHIFGKVAAFIYVVEFQKRGLPHAHMLIILKPPYKLNSPSDFDKFVSAEIPHSDNQRLRALVLKHMIHDPCGNFNPEYQCMKKKIVLIDANTITQRALQLKQQPIQMVIQNIKDVMTDKLQLFEKQH